In the genome of Gemmatimonadota bacterium, one region contains:
- a CDS encoding nitrate- and nitrite sensing domain-containing protein has translation MLAQMRIGPKLLLVQAIPTLALIFCAGTLALARYGEMQNGHAVDAGISLASAGADLVHELQKERGLTSGFLASATSASTAVQKQRGTSDARRALFGASGEQAMRASSAARVVPAWHSATAALDSLGTLRGAVDLRSIDGPTATAAYTRLIQSVLALDGATALLGADAATAQSLQALLALSEFKERAGRERAMINGALVAGRMTAPLRRRLVTNLAEATLFEARAMAMLGEEERAALRTVIGGPESEQVGAQRERVLSAGDSAALSGDGPAWFAVATARIDLLRARESAVAAESAQRAQEWSRQAKRALILTAIGSLFVIVVAGLLGRLLAVRISQGVRTAAERVAELRAGTITSLGLGMHALAAGDLSVTVEARERPVHVVGGDELSELAHDMNLIVAEVGSTASAYAQSAEALRRLTTEVERLIAAANAGKLTVRGDASTSAGCYRAIVTGLNQTLDAVARPIDDVCKVMTRLAARDLTHQITNPASGDFALLKDAVNQTSDLLGTAMQQVNAAAQEVAAASSEIQNGSNSLAIAATKQAASLQTIDHGLSEIRRTAKDATALGGRAQDLAAAARANVSDGVAKMDELRAVMEGIRASSEQTARIVKTIDEIAFQTNLLALNAAVEAARAGDSGRGFAVVADEVRALALRAADAAHSTAALIDEGVTHAKRGVAVNLEVTAAFVRIRQDANDVTEVTTELAGVSKREEEGLVRLASALDDLNQGVQTTAAASEESAAAALELTSQAQSLHQLTSVWTVRSQPMLVRRAG, from the coding sequence GTGCTTGCTCAGATGCGCATTGGGCCGAAGCTGCTGCTGGTGCAAGCGATTCCGACACTCGCACTCATATTCTGTGCGGGCACACTCGCCCTGGCCCGCTACGGCGAGATGCAAAACGGCCATGCGGTGGATGCGGGCATCTCGTTGGCGAGCGCGGGTGCCGATCTTGTGCATGAACTCCAGAAGGAGCGCGGGCTCACCAGCGGATTTCTCGCGAGCGCCACGAGTGCAAGCACGGCCGTCCAGAAGCAGCGCGGGACGTCCGATGCGCGCCGCGCCCTGTTTGGCGCCAGCGGCGAGCAAGCGATGCGCGCTTCGTCTGCCGCACGGGTGGTGCCGGCCTGGCATTCCGCCACCGCCGCACTCGACTCGCTCGGTACGCTCCGTGGTGCCGTCGACCTGCGTTCTATTGATGGACCCACCGCCACCGCGGCGTACACGCGGCTGATTCAGTCGGTGCTCGCACTCGACGGCGCCACCGCGTTGCTCGGTGCCGATGCGGCGACCGCGCAGAGTTTGCAGGCGCTGCTGGCCTTGAGTGAGTTCAAAGAGCGCGCCGGTCGCGAACGCGCCATGATCAATGGCGCGCTCGTCGCTGGTCGCATGACCGCACCGCTTCGGCGCCGCTTGGTGACCAATCTCGCGGAAGCGACGCTCTTTGAAGCGCGCGCCATGGCGATGTTGGGGGAGGAGGAGCGCGCCGCGCTTCGCACCGTGATTGGTGGGCCCGAAAGTGAACAGGTGGGCGCGCAGCGTGAGCGTGTGCTCAGTGCCGGCGACAGTGCGGCGCTCAGTGGAGATGGCCCCGCGTGGTTTGCGGTGGCCACCGCGCGCATTGACCTGCTCCGCGCGAGAGAAAGCGCGGTGGCGGCCGAATCCGCGCAGCGTGCCCAGGAGTGGTCGCGTCAGGCGAAGCGGGCGTTGATTCTTACGGCGATTGGATCGTTGTTCGTGATTGTCGTCGCTGGGCTGCTGGGCCGGCTGCTGGCGGTGCGCATCTCGCAGGGCGTGCGCACAGCGGCGGAACGCGTAGCGGAGCTGCGGGCGGGCACCATCACCTCGCTCGGGTTGGGCATGCACGCACTGGCGGCTGGCGATCTGAGCGTGACCGTCGAAGCGCGCGAGCGGCCGGTACACGTGGTGGGCGGCGACGAGTTGTCGGAGTTGGCGCACGATATGAATCTCATTGTGGCTGAAGTCGGAAGCACCGCCTCGGCGTACGCGCAGTCGGCGGAAGCGCTTCGTCGGCTGACCACCGAAGTTGAGCGGCTGATTGCGGCCGCGAATGCGGGCAAACTCACCGTGCGCGGCGACGCGTCCACATCGGCCGGCTGCTACCGCGCCATTGTGACGGGACTCAATCAAACCTTGGACGCCGTGGCGCGCCCCATCGACGATGTGTGCAAGGTGATGACACGCCTTGCCGCTCGCGATCTGACGCACCAGATCACGAATCCCGCCTCGGGCGACTTTGCGTTGCTGAAGGATGCGGTGAATCAGACGAGCGATCTGCTCGGCACCGCGATGCAGCAAGTGAACGCGGCCGCGCAGGAAGTGGCGGCCGCGAGTTCCGAAATTCAAAATGGGAGCAACTCGCTGGCGATCGCGGCCACGAAGCAGGCGGCCTCGTTGCAAACCATTGACCACGGGCTCTCGGAGATTCGCCGCACCGCCAAAGACGCGACGGCGCTCGGTGGTCGCGCGCAGGATCTCGCGGCGGCGGCTCGCGCCAACGTGAGCGACGGCGTGGCGAAGATGGACGAGCTTCGCGCGGTGATGGAAGGGATTCGCGCCTCGTCGGAGCAAACGGCGCGCATCGTCAAGACGATTGACGAGATTGCCTTTCAGACGAATCTGTTGGCGTTGAATGCCGCGGTCGAAGCGGCGCGCGCCGGTGATTCAGGACGCGGGTTTGCCGTGGTTGCCGACGAGGTGCGAGCGCTCGCCCTTCGGGCGGCGGATGCCGCGCATAGTACCGCGGCGCTGATTGACGAAGGGGTCACCCACGCGAAACGCGGCGTGGCGGTGAACCTCGAGGTGACCGCCGCCTTTGTGCGCATTCGGCAGGACGCCAATGATGTGACCGAAGTGACAACGGAACTCGCGGGCGTGTCGAAGCGGGAAGAGGAGGGGCTGGTGCGCCTCGCGTCCGCGCTCGATGACTTGAATCAGGGCGTGCAGACCACGGCGGCAGCATCTGAGGAGTCGGCGGCTGCGGCGCTCGAACTCACGTCACAGGCGCAGTCACTGCATCAGCTGACCTCGGTGTGGACGGTGCGGAGTCAGCCGATGCTGGTGCGGCGGGCGGGGTGA
- a CDS encoding polyhydroxybutyrate depolymerase, giving the protein MAWRFGSRAATLAMLCLAACSLDGITSTAESFNWKAGTASHALTVGPRTRSYLVHVPPKRPTSGGVATSWPLVIVLHGSSGNGKSVEDMSAMDALADSALFLVAYPDGTGGDFGLFPTDWNAGSCCGGANRDNVDDLAFVSELIRQTATHVSVNSKKIYVAGFSAGARMAYHVGCQLSATVAAVAVVSGSLVDGGCTPALPMPLIAMHGTDDPEVAYDEDAPPLHGVAPATASALPPSVRYWTALYTCTGGTRTPTTQHVTQTRFTKCTTGTDIDFYSIDGGTHGWPGGPVDPGSAPPMSEIRASFLIWQFFARHTHK; this is encoded by the coding sequence ATGGCGTGGCGCTTCGGCAGCCGCGCGGCAACGCTGGCGATGCTCTGTCTTGCCGCCTGCTCGCTGGACGGCATCACCTCCACGGCCGAGAGCTTTAATTGGAAGGCCGGCACGGCGTCGCACGCCCTCACGGTGGGGCCACGCACTCGCTCGTATTTGGTGCACGTGCCACCGAAGCGTCCGACGAGCGGTGGTGTGGCCACCTCGTGGCCGCTCGTCATCGTGCTACATGGGAGTTCCGGGAACGGCAAATCGGTTGAAGACATGTCCGCGATGGACGCGCTAGCGGACTCCGCGCTCTTTCTGGTGGCATACCCAGACGGCACCGGTGGGGATTTCGGGTTGTTCCCAACAGATTGGAATGCCGGCAGCTGTTGCGGCGGTGCGAATCGCGACAACGTGGACGATTTGGCCTTTGTGTCGGAACTCATCAGGCAGACGGCCACACATGTCTCGGTGAATTCCAAAAAAATATACGTGGCGGGATTTTCGGCCGGCGCACGGATGGCGTATCATGTGGGCTGTCAGTTGAGCGCAACGGTCGCCGCCGTTGCCGTGGTGTCCGGAAGCTTAGTTGATGGCGGGTGTACGCCCGCGCTTCCGATGCCGCTGATTGCTATGCATGGGACCGACGACCCTGAAGTCGCGTACGATGAAGACGCCCCTCCACTGCACGGGGTAGCGCCGGCCACGGCGTCAGCCTTGCCGCCGTCCGTACGCTACTGGACCGCGCTCTATACATGCACGGGCGGCACCCGCACGCCCACGACGCAACACGTGACGCAAACGCGCTTTACCAAGTGTACGACCGGCACCGACATCGATTTCTATTCTATTGATGGCGGCACGCACGGTTGGCCTGGCGGGCCGGTGGATCCAGGATCCGCGCCTCCCATGAGCGAGATTCGCGCGTCGTTCCTGATTTGGCAGTTCTTCGCGAGGCATACGCATAAATGA